The Methanocella arvoryzae MRE50 DNA window CCTCGGGTAGATGTTCTCTCCGCCTCTGATTACCATGTCTTTGATGCGGCCGGTGATCTTGCAGTAGCCATCCTCGTCCAGCACTCCGAGGTCGCCGGTATGGAGCCAGCCTTTCTCGTCAATGGCCAGAGCGGTAGCATCCGGGTTCTTGTAGTACCCCTCCATAATCATGTAGCCTCTGGCGCAAATCTCTCCCGGCACGCCTCTGGGAACGATTTCTCCGGTTTTCGGGTCGATGATCTTGATTTCAGTATGGGGCATCGGCTTGCCTACTGTGGAGACTCTCTTCTCAAGCGAGTCGTCAGTAGAAGACATCGTCAGCCCCGGCGAGGCTTCAGTCTGGCCATAGGTGATGACGATATCCCGCATATTCATGAGGTTGTTAACTTTCTTCATGTACTCGATCGGGCAGGGTGAGCCGGCCATAATGCCCGTGCGCAGCGAACTCAGGTCAAACTTGCTGAACAGGGGATGCTCCAGCTCTGCGATGAACATGGTCGGCACACCATGAACTGCGGTGCACTTCTCTTTTTCGATGGCGGTCAGCGTCGCTATCGGGTCGAAGTGCTCGGCGGGCAGGACCATGGTAGCCCCATGAGTCATGCATGCCAGGTTCGAAAGTACCATGCCGAAACAGTGGTAGAATGGCACAGGTATGCACAGCTTGTCCTTTTCGGTGAACTTCATGTATTCGCCGATGAAATAGCCGTTATTCAGGAGATTATGATGCGTGAGCACCACGCCTTTGGGGAAACCTGTGGTGCCTGAGGTGTACTGAATGTTGATAGGATCGTCAAAGGACAGCGTGCCCTGCACCGTACACAGCGCAGCGTCCGGGATCTCATCGCCCTTCTCGAGCATCTCATCCCAGGTGTACATGTAGTCCTTCTTGTCGCCGCGAATCAGGACTACGGATCTCAGGAACGGAAGATTTTCGGAGTTGATATTACAGGGCCTGGACGTCTTGACTTCGGGGCAGACGTCCTCGAGCATCTTCACGTAGTCCGAGGTCTTGAAACTTTCAATGAGCACCAGGCCCTGTGCTTCGGACTGCTGCAGTACGTACTCCAGTTCATGGGTCCGGTATGCAGGGTTGATGTTGATCAGGATAATGCCGACTTTAGCCGTGGCAAACTGCATGATGACCCATTCGGCAACGTTTGTTGCCCAGATGGCTACACGGTCGCCCTTCTTGTAGCCCATGCTTAATAATCCCTTAGCTGCCCTGTTCACCTGCTGCTGAAATTCCTGCCAGGTATAGCGAAGCCCCTGGTGTTCTGATACAAGCGCATCCCTTTCGGGATACGTGCTGGCGATCTCATCGAACATGTCACCGATAGTCATGCCGATGAGGGGCTTGTCAGATCCCGTGTATGCGTAGCTTAGGGATTTTCGTTTAAGCATTTCTAACCACCGAATATCATATGGCTGTCAAATGCAGCCAGTATGTTAACACGTGTCATTGTAGAGTAGGTTTTCGTGTATTTATACCTAACCCTGCAATACATAGCACCTGTGCCTTGATCGGCAAGTACTTGCCACGGCAGGTATTTGCGACGGCAAGTACTTGCCGCACTTGCACGATTGCTAGCCATACTAATAAAAATGCTCGGCTCTTAAATCTTTCGTAGCGATAAGCAATAATGAAGATAGCGTATAAACAATTATCATGATTATAGATTAGGAATTATCGATTCAGCCATTCCAGGGCAATACTATCCCCACATGATTGCTTTCAGACCACTTATTCAGCATATATATGCTGAGCCGTACAGATTCGGTATATATGTTAAAGTGATCTGCTGAAATAGTTGTAGCGTTAGGTGGGTCGGTAGATGCTGAGACCGGATAACAAGTACTGGAACAGAGAACTGGAGACGATGCGCCCGGAAGAGCGCGATCAGAGGATTCTGAAGCAGATCAAATACCAGCTGAACTATGTTTACAATAATATCCCATTCTACAGGAGACTGTATGATGCTAAGGGCTTCAAGCCGGAAATGGTAAAGACCCTCGCCGATTTCACGAAAAAGGTACCCATCATCAAGAAGAGCATGCTCCGGGAAAGCCAGGCAATGTATCCTCCTTTCGGGGATTACTGGGGCGGTAAGGACGTTTACCGGATACACGGCTCATCAGGCACGACAGGAATCCCGACCCTGTATGCGATATCTAAGAAGGACTGGGATCACATCTCCGATGTCCAGGCGATGTGTTATTACAGCACGGGTATCCGGTCGCACGATACCGTGCAGGTATCGATGCTCCTCAGCCTGTTCATGGGCGGATGGGGTGCCGTACTGGCATCCGAGCGCATCGGCGCCAGGACATTCCCGATAGGTGCCGGTAACACAGAGCAGCAGGCTACTTTGATGAAAATTCTGAAGCCCAGCGTACTTACCTGTACTCCCACATATGCGATCCATCTTGGCATGGTGGCCAAAGAAATCGGCATAGACCCTCGTGAGATCGGGGTAAAGAAAGGTGTTTTCCTGGGAGAGCCGGGGGCAGGTATCCCGAGCATCAGGAGACGTATCGAAGATATCTGGGGCTTGAAAGCTTATGACTGCGGCTCTACCTCTGAAGTGACTCCATGGGCAACCAACTGCGAATGCGAGGAGCAGGCAGGTATGCACTGCTACACTGATCAAGTATATACTGAGATCGTAAGCGAGGACGACCCGAACGAAGGGATGGCCTATGGCGAAGAGGGCGGTATCGTGTATACTACCCTGTATCGTGAGTCCCAGCCGATGATCCGGTTCTGGTCAGGCGACAGATCCATGATGACGATGGAGAAGTGCAACTGTGGCAGGACATATCCGCGCCTTCCGAAAGGAATCTTTGGCAGGCTGGATGATATGCTGATCATCAGGGGAGTCAACACATTCCCGAGCGCCATTGAAGAGGCCATCAGGAAGTGCGAAAACGCGGGCGCCGAGTTCAGGATCATCGTGACCAGGCCTAAAGACATGGATCTTGTAGCGCTGGAAGTCGAGCACCGGGATGGCCTGTTCGATGGACTATCAGAAACAGAGATCAAACGTCTTAAACAGGAGCTCATAAGCGAAATCGCAAATAATGTGAAAGCAGGCTGCGGTATCAGCACTTCAGTAGAGATCGTCAGCCCCCGTACTCTGCCCGTGGCTCAGCTAAAAAGCAAGCGAGTCGTAGACCGGCGGACAGGAGTCTGGACTGATTGCAAGCCTTGAAGCAGGCTTGCTTCAGCCCTCAACACTGTTTTTTATTTTCAGGCGGACAGTACTGAGTCCGGCACTCGAACGGCGTGTACATTTCTGTGCAGGCACTCATACAGGATTCTCCTTCTACGACAGCCGGGGGTTCACCACCCATTGCTTGCACAGACGCTGCCGACGGGCCGCTGCCACCCGGAGCCGGGCCCTGCTGTGCAAACCCCCCGTATTCTCCACCATAGATCGTGCTCTGGATATTGAATAGTGCTGTATGGCCCCGGGCGTCCGCCGGTCTGTCCTGCGGCGGCCCCAGGAATGCCGTACAGGTTTTCCTGCACAATTCCGGACTGGGGCGATGGCGGGCTCGAGATGCCCAGCGGGCCGAAACCATTCCGATCGTATCCCTGCGACATAAAGCTGGTACCACCATACTGCTGGCCAGGGCCATAGCCGATGTTGCCGCCGAAGGTCGAGCCTCCACCTGACATCGACTGCTGGCCCCCCATGGCACCTCCTGATGACGTGCTCCCGCCCGTCGAGCTTCCCGTCGAGCCCTGGGCACTGGCCTGGTGAGGTAATAGTAAGAAGAGTATACATGTCAGGACGACCAGCACACAGGATATGCGGACACTTCGTCTCATCATATAAATCACATAGTCATTGAGTTTGGGTTCCCCGATGAAATAACTACCCCGGCGTATCGCTGGATACCGGCGTCCTGAAGTAAAAAGGTTGAACGATGGCGGAAGGATCTGCTTCAGCCATCATCCCTGCTACCTACGGCTTATATCCTGGCTGCGATCTGGCGGCTACTTCAAGGTGGACCCGAAGGCGTTCGACGTCAGTGAGACACCGCCGAAGGGCACTGCCAGCGCATTGCTGAAGCCGTTCGCTGTCAGGCCAGGAATAGAGGTGAAGCCGGTAGAGGACAGCTGCGTCGAGGTCGGGGAAATCAGCACGTTGCTGAAGCCGTTGGCCGTAATACCGGGCTGGGTGACGAATCCCTGAGAGCTCAGTGTAGTACTGAACGGGGATGCGAACGAGTTACTGAAGCCGCTCGCAGTTATGCCGTTCGCCTGGTTGAAGGCGTTGGAGAAAGTATTGGATGCTCCGAACGGAGATGCGAACGCGTTGGTAGTGCCCATGCCTGTTATGCCGCCCGTCTGACCAAAGACGTTAGAGAAGGTGTTAGCTCCGCCGAACGGAGATGCAAAGGCATTGGTAGTACCCATACCTGTTATACCGCCAGTCTGGCCAAAGACGCTGGAAAACGCGTTTGATCCCGAAAACGGCGAAGCGAACGCATTACTTGTGCCCGTTCCGAAAGTGCTACCGATAGAGCCGAAGCCGGTCGAGAAGCCTGTCGTGCCTCCCTTTCCGGCAGTTGCAGTGCTCGTGCCTGATCCTGCCGCTCCCGAAGTCGCGGCATCGGCTAATCCAATCATCCCGATACCGACCGCCAATACCAATAACACGGTCAGTGCAATCCGAATCTTGCCTGTCATGTTCTCACACCAAATCAGGATTACGGGGACTTTACATAACTGATGCTGCACGATTCAACGCCACTTCGCTTGCATCCCGGGGCGGCAAGTCAGGTTTGACAGAATAAAAATACAAATGTGCACTTTTCCTGTGCCGGAAGCCGGCGCGAACGTTAGGAAAAGGTGTGCGGGGAGCCTGTAAATTATATGAAAAATGGGGAGAGAGCTTATTCACTCTCTCTTCATTTTAATACACTTGGAGGGACATTCGTTTGCGCAGATACCGCAGCCCTTGCAGTAGTCGTAGTCGATGTTCAGATCATCGTCGATACAGGCTTCGGGACAATACAGGATACAGTTCCCGCACTTCTTGCAGGCCTCGATTTCAAGCTCTGGCTTGAACGTCCTCCAGGTGCCGGTCTTGCCTGCGGCACCATGCTGCGGCTTCGATGCCGGGGTCACCGGCAGATCCCACTTGTTCTTGCCGCCTTTGACGCCGGCACTCATTTGAACTGTCTTAGCTTTCAGCACATGACCACCTTCTCGTATGCTTCCCTGGCTGCGTTCACGTTTCTCTCGTCGCTGAACGTTTCCTTGATCGCGGCCAGTGCCGAGTCCAGGCCGACCACGTTTAGCTTCGCCAGCGCTCCAAGGATGGGCGTGTTCAGGATCGGGTTGCCTGACAGGACCAGCCCCATCTTCAAAGCGATGTCTGTCACATTCACAGTAGCCACCTTGAAGTCGCCCTGGGGCAGCTTCGCGTGGTGGTTGGTATTAACAATCAGCAGTCCTCCGGACTTGAGCCCGTCTGTGACGTTCACCAGATCGAGGATCGAGTCGTCCAGCACCACGACGATGTCGGGCTGGTAAATCTGGCTGGAGATCTTGATCTCATCTTCGCTTATACGGGTGAAGGACGTAACTGGCGCTCCCCGGCGCTCTGCGCCATAGAGCGGGAAGGCAGTACTGTACTTGCCTTCGAGGAAAGCCGCCTGCGCGAGCAGTTTGGATGCGGTCACGCCGCCCTGCCCTCCTCTGGAGTGGAACCTTATTTCCAGCATTGTTAGTCCACCCCCAGCCAGACTTCGCCTTCAGGTTTGGCCTTCCTTACGATGGCGGCGAGATCCTTGAAGGTGACGTCCTGGCCACCGATGCCGGCGATTACGTTGAAGACCTTGACGTCGTGCCTGAACCGGATTTCCTGTGCGAGGATACCACCGGCGCCCGGGGAGTAATCGCGGTCCAGCACAACAACACGCTTGCCCTCAAGAATGCTGAGGTCCGGGAACGGCCTGAACTGCCTGACTCTGACCGCGCCTGCTTTCACGCCTTCCTTGCGCAGCAGGTCCACGGCCATTTCAGCCTCCCTCGCGATGGTGCCCATGCCTACAATAACGACTTCGGCATCGTCTGTTTTGTACTCCATAACCGCAGAGTATTTGCGCCCGAACCGCTCTGCGAACTCTGCCTCGATCTCTTTCATTAGCCTGCCCGCCAGATCCATATCGTCCTTGATCATGCGGCGGAACTTAAAGTAGTCTGCCGGGCCGGTCAGGTTGCCATACGACATCGGGTTTTCAGTGTCGATCGCGTGAGGCATGTTAATCTCAGGCAGGAAGTCGCCTGTTTCGGTAATATCCAGCGGCTGGATCGCGTGGCTGAGGATAAACCCGTCGAGGTTGATCATGCAGGGCAGGTACACAGACTCAGCGAGCTTGTAGCCCATGATCACCGAGTCGTAGACTTCCTGCACCGTCGCAGCGTAGAACTGCATCCACCCGGTGTCTCTCTGGGACAGGGCGTCCGTGTGCTCAGCCCATATATTCCAGGCCGGGCCGACAGACCTGTTGACATTTGCCATGACTATAGGCAGACGTGCGCCCGCCGCCCAGTGGATCATCTCGTGCATGTAGAGCAGGCCATGGCTCGAGGTAGCCGTGAAAGCCCTGGCGCCTGTGGCGGATGCACCGATGCAGGCGGCAAGCGCCGAGTGCTCGCTTTCGACCCGGATATAGGCGGCCTTCATCTTGCCGGTCTCGACGAAGTTCGCCACTGTCTCGACCACTTCCGTCTGCGGGGTGATTGGGTAAGCTGCGACGACTTCCACGTCGCACTCCTTGACTGCGTAGGCAACCGCCTGGTTGCCCGTTGCCATCTTCTTCACTGCACTAGCCCCCTGATCCTCTGCATGCCCAGTTCAACCTCTCTCTTCATACTCTCTATGTCCGCTCCCTTGAAACGGCCCTGCAGCCTGATGTAATCATCTATCGGCGCCGGCTTCTTTAGCGCCGCCGAGGTCGGCGGGCTCAGGGTGACCTTACCGTTCTCGTACTCGTACAGGAACCACAT harbors:
- a CDS encoding 4Fe-4S binding protein, with product MSAGVKGGKNKWDLPVTPASKPQHGAAGKTGTWRTFKPELEIEACKKCGNCILYCPEACIDDDLNIDYDYCKGCGICANECPSKCIKMKRE
- a CDS encoding 2-oxoacid:acceptor oxidoreductase family protein; this translates as MLEIRFHSRGGQGGVTASKLLAQAAFLEGKYSTAFPLYGAERRGAPVTSFTRISEDEIKISSQIYQPDIVVVLDDSILDLVNVTDGLKSGGLLIVNTNHHAKLPQGDFKVATVNVTDIALKMGLVLSGNPILNTPILGALAKLNVVGLDSALAAIKETFSDERNVNAAREAYEKVVMC
- a CDS encoding transketolase C-terminal domain-containing protein, with protein sequence MKKMATGNQAVAYAVKECDVEVVAAYPITPQTEVVETVANFVETGKMKAAYIRVESEHSALAACIGASATGARAFTATSSHGLLYMHEMIHWAAGARLPIVMANVNRSVGPAWNIWAEHTDALSQRDTGWMQFYAATVQEVYDSVIMGYKLAESVYLPCMINLDGFILSHAIQPLDITETGDFLPEINMPHAIDTENPMSYGNLTGPADYFKFRRMIKDDMDLAGRLMKEIEAEFAERFGRKYSAVMEYKTDDAEVVIVGMGTIAREAEMAVDLLRKEGVKAGAVRVRQFRPFPDLSILEGKRVVVLDRDYSPGAGGILAQEIRFRHDVKVFNVIAGIGGQDVTFKDLAAIVRKAKPEGEVWLGVD
- a CDS encoding AMP-binding protein, which codes for MLKRKSLSYAYTGSDKPLIGMTIGDMFDEIASTYPERDALVSEHQGLRYTWQEFQQQVNRAAKGLLSMGYKKGDRVAIWATNVAEWVIMQFATAKVGIILININPAYRTHELEYVLQQSEAQGLVLIESFKTSDYVKMLEDVCPEVKTSRPCNINSENLPFLRSVVLIRGDKKDYMYTWDEMLEKGDEIPDAALCTVQGTLSFDDPINIQYTSGTTGFPKGVVLTHHNLLNNGYFIGEYMKFTEKDKLCIPVPFYHCFGMVLSNLACMTHGATMVLPAEHFDPIATLTAIEKEKCTAVHGVPTMFIAELEHPLFSKFDLSSLRTGIMAGSPCPIEYMKKVNNLMNMRDIVITYGQTEASPGLTMSSTDDSLEKRVSTVGKPMPHTEIKIIDPKTGEIVPRGVPGEICARGYMIMEGYYKNPDATALAIDEKGWLHTGDLGVLDEDGYCKITGRIKDMVIRGGENIYPREVEEFLYTHPMISDAQVIGVPDLKYGEELMAWVKVKNGCKLTEGEIKEYCKGKIAHYKIPKYIKFVDEFPMTVSGKIQKYKMRETSIKELGLEEIARIKTA
- a CDS encoding phenylacetate--CoA ligase family protein; its protein translation is MLRPDNKYWNRELETMRPEERDQRILKQIKYQLNYVYNNIPFYRRLYDAKGFKPEMVKTLADFTKKVPIIKKSMLRESQAMYPPFGDYWGGKDVYRIHGSSGTTGIPTLYAISKKDWDHISDVQAMCYYSTGIRSHDTVQVSMLLSLFMGGWGAVLASERIGARTFPIGAGNTEQQATLMKILKPSVLTCTPTYAIHLGMVAKEIGIDPREIGVKKGVFLGEPGAGIPSIRRRIEDIWGLKAYDCGSTSEVTPWATNCECEEQAGMHCYTDQVYTEIVSEDDPNEGMAYGEEGGIVYTTLYRESQPMIRFWSGDRSMMTMEKCNCGRTYPRLPKGIFGRLDDMLIIRGVNTFPSAIEEAIRKCENAGAEFRIIVTRPKDMDLVALEVEHRDGLFDGLSETEIKRLKQELISEIANNVKAGCGISTSVEIVSPRTLPVAQLKSKRVVDRRTGVWTDCKP